Proteins found in one Deltaproteobacteria bacterium genomic segment:
- a CDS encoding ImmA/IrrE family metallo-endopeptidase, producing the protein MNDIHYKLVEAERLASGVVDEFGICLPGHIRVRDIAFAKRAAVVEEKLTGAAASIVKAGSRATIRISPSDSPERKRFSIAHELGHLLMDHIESIQRVCSDADMMNWHQESQETQANFFASELILPAKLVHERCDIGNISFEPVKKIAKDFRASLTATAIKFVRLCPEKCAVVHSANGKIKWFYKSPDWWPYIKRGKELDKGTLAYDFFAGKEMETEPVEVDAHAWVAPRGLDEIVEHSIASPHYGFVLSLLWIKP; encoded by the coding sequence GTGAATGACATTCATTACAAGCTGGTTGAAGCTGAGCGCCTTGCTTCGGGTGTCGTAGATGAATTCGGGATATGCCTGCCAGGGCATATCAGAGTCAGGGATATCGCCTTTGCCAAAAGGGCAGCAGTTGTTGAGGAAAAACTCACCGGGGCAGCAGCAAGCATTGTAAAGGCAGGCAGCCGGGCAACCATCAGGATTTCCCCGTCTGACAGTCCGGAAAGGAAAAGATTCAGCATTGCCCACGAATTAGGGCATCTCCTTATGGATCATATCGAATCTATACAGAGGGTTTGCAGCGACGCAGATATGATGAACTGGCATCAGGAAAGCCAGGAGACCCAGGCCAATTTCTTTGCGAGCGAGCTGATTTTGCCTGCGAAGCTGGTCCATGAGCGGTGTGATATCGGAAATATCAGCTTCGAACCTGTAAAGAAGATAGCCAAGGATTTCAGGGCATCACTGACTGCAACAGCGATAAAGTTTGTGAGATTATGCCCTGAGAAGTGCGCTGTTGTCCATTCAGCCAACGGCAAAATCAAATGGTTCTACAAGAGCCCGGATTGGTGGCCGTACATCAAAAGAGGCAAGGAACTCGACAAGGGAACCCTGGCCTACGATTTTTTTGCGGGTAAAGAGATGGAGACTGAACCGGTTGAGGTAGACGCTCATGCCTGGGTTGCACCCCGTGGCCTTGATGAAATCGTCGAGCATTCAATTGCATCACCGCACTATGGCTTTGTCCTCTCCCTTCTCTGGATAAAGCCGTAG
- a CDS encoding type II toxin-antitoxin system MqsA family antitoxin — translation MRGECLNCGKRQMIHTVRDVPYAYRGHHTVVSNIAGWHCQNCGEVEFDEGEGVRFADAIKQFARERDEMEAAELARIRRKLGLTQQEAAVLTGGGPNAFSRYERGKARPLSSVTNLFKLLDKHPHLLDEIRSGAR, via the coding sequence ATGAGGGGCGAATGCCTGAATTGCGGGAAAAGGCAGATGATCCATACCGTGCGCGATGTCCCTTACGCCTATAGAGGACACCATACCGTTGTATCCAACATCGCTGGATGGCACTGTCAGAATTGCGGCGAAGTCGAATTCGACGAGGGTGAAGGCGTTCGCTTCGCTGATGCCATTAAACAATTCGCCAGGGAACGCGATGAAATGGAGGCGGCTGAGCTTGCAAGGATACGTAGGAAGCTGGGGCTCACGCAGCAGGAAGCCGCGGTCCTTACAGGGGGGGGACCCAATGCATTTTCACGCTATGAGCGGGGCAAGGCCAGGCCCCTCTCATCGGTGACCAACCTTTTTAAGCTGTTGGACAAACATCCTCATTTGCTTGATGAAATCAGATCTGGTGCAAGATGA
- a CDS encoding AAA family ATPase, translated as MYTRILSYPDSTSFFLFGPRSTGKSTWVQHQFPSALFVDLLKASTFNSLTAQPDRLERMIQDGFQDWVVIDEIQKIPPLLDEIHRLIEKRGLRFILTGSSNRKLRRGGVNLLGGRALTLRMYPLTAAELKNDFDLSRALDHGLIPLAYTAEDARDFLDSYVQVYLQEEISQEGLIRNIGSFTRFLESASFSQGSILNVSTVARDCAVPRKTVEGYFEILDDLHIGYRIPVFQKRAKRKTQAHPKFYFFDAGLFRALRPVGPLEAHGETIGPALETLVLQELIALNAYLRKRYSIRYWRSGHNAEVDFILYGEKAFFAIEVTGASRVREGDVAGLKAFLKEYPDARAFLLYAGDETYYEDKIRFIRLTDFFTDAANLFFGQA; from the coding sequence ATGTACACCAGAATTCTATCATACCCGGATAGCACCTCTTTCTTCCTGTTTGGACCGCGGTCAACAGGAAAATCCACTTGGGTGCAGCACCAGTTCCCTTCGGCCCTGTTTGTGGATCTCCTGAAGGCATCCACCTTTAATAGCCTGACCGCGCAGCCTGACCGGCTGGAAAGGATGATACAGGATGGTTTCCAGGACTGGGTCGTTATTGACGAAATCCAGAAGATTCCTCCCTTACTGGATGAAATCCATCGCCTTATCGAAAAAAGAGGATTGCGTTTCATCCTGACGGGTTCGAGCAATCGGAAGCTTCGCCGGGGGGGCGTTAACCTGCTGGGAGGGAGAGCTTTGACCCTCAGGATGTATCCTTTGACAGCGGCAGAGCTGAAGAATGATTTTGACTTGAGCAGGGCCTTGGATCATGGCCTCATTCCGTTGGCTTATACCGCGGAAGACGCCAGGGATTTCCTTGACAGCTATGTTCAGGTCTATTTGCAGGAAGAGATCTCGCAGGAAGGCCTCATACGCAATATCGGCTCCTTCACGCGCTTTTTGGAAAGCGCCAGCTTTTCCCAGGGTTCCATACTGAATGTATCCACTGTGGCGAGGGATTGTGCAGTTCCCCGCAAGACGGTTGAGGGATATTTTGAAATCCTCGATGACCTCCATATCGGGTACCGTATTCCGGTGTTTCAAAAGCGGGCCAAGAGGAAGACCCAGGCCCACCCGAAGTTCTATTTCTTCGATGCGGGCCTTTTCAGAGCGTTGCGACCTGTCGGACCATTAGAAGCCCATGGAGAAACCATAGGGCCTGCCCTGGAAACCCTGGTCCTCCAGGAACTGATCGCCTTGAACGCCTACCTCAGAAAAAGGTATTCGATCCGCTACTGGAGATCCGGGCATAACGCCGAGGTAGACTTCATCCTTTACGGAGAAAAGGCCTTCTTTGCCATTGAGGTGACCGGCGCAAGTCGCGTCAGGGAGGGAGATGTTGCCGGCCTCAAGGCGTTCCTCAAGGAATACCCTGATGCCAGGGCGTTCCTATTGTACGCCGGAGATGAGACCTATTATGAGGACAAGATACGCTTTATCCGGCTCACCGATTTTTTCACGGATGCGGCCAACCTCTTTTTTGGCCAGGCATGA
- a CDS encoding putative toxin-antitoxin system toxin component, PIN family, producing MKIVLDTNVLISGMLNPSGPPGKIVDLLRSGALQLVVDDRILSEYTDVLRREYFLRYFGKSERENVIEYLVRNSYYTLSCVVAHDIPDPGDIPFLETALTEGVPLITGNLKHYPEKARMGCMIVSPKQFIDQFVARRDADAVPSCTPD from the coding sequence ATGAAGATCGTCCTCGATACCAACGTGTTGATTTCCGGCATGCTGAATCCCTCCGGCCCACCCGGGAAGATTGTCGATCTATTGAGATCCGGTGCATTACAACTTGTTGTCGATGATAGAATTCTGAGCGAATATACGGACGTCCTTCGCAGAGAGTATTTCCTCCGATATTTCGGGAAATCCGAACGCGAAAATGTGATCGAGTATCTGGTCAGAAATTCCTATTATACGTTGTCGTGCGTCGTGGCCCATGACATCCCTGACCCAGGCGACATCCCCTTTCTTGAAACCGCCCTGACCGAAGGGGTTCCCTTGATCACCGGCAATCTCAAGCATTATCCTGAGAAGGCCAGGATGGGATGCATGATCGTATCGCCCAAGCAGTTTATAGACCAGTTTGTTGCAAGAAGAGATGCTGATGCTGTTCCCTCCTGCACGCCGGACTGA
- a CDS encoding type II toxin-antitoxin system VapC family toxin gives MKIIADTNTFIAVALNEPEKVKIIQLTEGHELIAPDVLPFEIGNALTAMMKKGTLKKEEVASAWEIVQQIPVDLRPTDIKSALSLAIKFNLYAYDAYFLKCAENLHSPLLTLDHGMQRVAREMGITILE, from the coding sequence ATGAAAATAATCGCCGACACAAATACATTTATAGCCGTTGCCTTAAACGAGCCGGAAAAGGTCAAAATAATTCAACTTACTGAAGGACATGAATTGATTGCGCCTGATGTTTTACCGTTTGAAATTGGGAACGCCCTAACGGCAATGATGAAAAAAGGCACCTTGAAAAAAGAGGAGGTTGCATCGGCGTGGGAGATTGTTCAACAAATACCGGTTGATCTGAGGCCTACTGATATAAAATCGGCCTTGAGTCTTGCCATTAAATTTAACCTTTATGCATACGATGCATATTTTTTGAAATGCGCTGAAAACCTCCATAGCCCACTACTTACGCTTGACCATGGAATGCAAAGAGTAGCTCGGGAGATGGGCATCACGATTTTGGAGTAA
- a CDS encoding type II toxin-antitoxin system Phd/YefM family antitoxin yields MKVYTYSEARQRLAEVLNIARNEEVVIKRRGGETFSIVYRKSKKSPFDVPGIKTKATTKDIVAAVRESRERFAESGSQGF; encoded by the coding sequence ATGAAAGTCTATACTTATTCTGAAGCAAGACAGCGTCTTGCGGAGGTTCTTAATATTGCCAGAAATGAGGAGGTCGTTATCAAAAGGAGAGGCGGTGAAACCTTTTCTATCGTTTATCGGAAAAGCAAAAAGTCACCGTTTGATGTTCCAGGAATTAAGACCAAAGCAACCACAAAAGATATTGTTGCGGCGGTCAGGGAATCCAGGGAGCGGTTTGCCGAATCGGGTAGCCAGGGATTTTAG